GCTGTTCCTGGCCACCCACGGCGGGCCGCGTTCGCTGCCCGTACCGTCGGGGGTGGACGAGCCGACGGTGCCGGCGCTCGCCGGCCACCTGGCCGCGCGGTGCGGCCTCGGCGGGCCCACCCGGGTCTACACCACCGCCTGCGTCTCGGCGAGCACCGCCGTGGCCGACGCCGCCGCGCTGATCCGCCGCGGCGACACCGACCGGGTCGTGGTCGCGGCCGGCTACCTGGTCGAACCCGACCAGTACGCGCTCTTCGACGCCGGCCGGGCGCTCGCCGCCGACGGGGCGGTACGCCCGTTCAGCGCCGGCCGCAAGGGTCTGCTGCTCGGTGACGGGGTGGCCGCGGTGGTGCTGGAGTCGGCCGGCGTCGCCGCCCGACGGGGCGCCGAGCCGGTGGCCACGGTCGCCGGCTGGGGTCGGGCCGGAGACGCCTACCACCCGTGCCAGCCGCACCCGGGCGGGGACGGGCTGGCCCGGGCGGTCGAGGCGGCGCTGCGCCGCGCCGGGCTGCCCCCGGACGTGGTCGGCTACGTCAACGCCAACGCCACCGGCACCCCGTTCAGCGACGCCGCCGAGGCGACGGCGTTGACCCGGGTCTTCGGCGACCTCGCCGGGCGGCTGCCGGTCAGCTCCACCAAGTCGGTGCACGGGCACGCGCTGGAGGCGTCCGGGCTGCTCGAACTGGTGGTCACCGTGCTGGCGCTGCGGCACGGCAAGCTGCCGCCGACCGCCGGCTGGCTGGCCCCGGACCCGGACTGCCCGGTGGACGTCATCCGCGACGCCCCCCGCCCGGTGGCCACCGGCCACGCGCTGACCCTGAACTCCGCCTTCGGCGGCGCGAACACCGCCCTCCTGGTCGGTGTCCCGTGACCCCGCCGGCCCGACCCGCGGTGCTGGCCGAGGCGCGGTGGCCCGAGGACGGGGACGCGGCGGCGCCGGCCCTGCCGGGGTTCGTGCACTCGGCGTTCGCGCCGCTGGTGGCGGCCGTCGCCGATCGGTGCCTCACCCGGCGGTACGGCGGCGGGCCGCTGCCGGCCGGCAACCGGACGGCGGTGCTGCTGGTCAGCGCGGGCGGGGACACGGCCGGCGCGGCGCACGTGCGGGCGACCGTGGCGGCCGGCGGGCGGGTCGGCCCGCTGTTCTTCTTCCAGTCGGTGCCGAACAGCGTGGCCGGGCACGTCGCGGCCCGCTGGGGGCTGGACGGGCCGGTGGTGTGCCTCAGCCCGACCGGCGACCCGTGGGCCGACGGGGAGGCCGAGGCGGACCTGCTGTGCCACGACGGCGACGCCGCGCAGGCGTTGCTGATCCTGATCGAACTGGCACCGGACGGCACGTCGGGGGAGGCGCGCGCGGTGCTGCTGGGGGAGGAGACACGTCAATGAGGACGCGAGGACTACGCGGCGCGCTGGCCGCCGACACCGACCTGGGCGCGGGCAACGTGCTCGCCCGGGTGCTGGCCCACGGCGCGGACCCGGACGGTCCGGGGCTCACGTTCGACACCGCTGTCGACGGGCATCCGGCCGAGACTCCGCTGACCCTGGGCGAACTCGACCGGATGGTGACCGCCCGGGCGGCCTGGCTGCACGAACGGGGGGTGACGCCGCGTGACCCGGTGGCGGTGTGGGCCGGCACGGCCGCCGACATGGTGCTGTCGTTCCTGGCGCTGACCCGCCTCGGTGCCATCCCGGCGCTGATGAACGGCAGGCTGCGTCCGGAGATCGCCGCCGAGTACATCCGCCGGCTGCGCGCCGTCGGGGTGCTCGCCGACGCGGCGCACGCCGAGGCGCTGGCCGGGCACGACCTGGGCGCCCCGATGATCGGCGAACCCGCGCAGGCCGGCGGCGGGGACCCGGACGCCGCGCCGGCGCACTACCGGCACCACCCGGACGACCCGATCGTGATCACGCACACCTCCGGCACCACGGGCGTGCCGAAGGCGGTGCTGCACTCGCACGCCAGCCTCTTCGCCGCCACCCGGCACCTGCTGTCCATGCCGCAGGCGCAGGGCACCAGCCGGATCCTCAACGCGCTGCCCGCCCCGCACACCGCCACCGTGCTCATGGTCAACCAGGCGCTTGGTAACCGGGCCGAGATGTTCCTCCTCTCCGAGCAGGGCGGCGAACGGGTCCTCGACGCGATCCAGCGGTGGCGCCCGGACGGCGTCTTCGGGTTCTCGGTGACCTGGGCCGAGCTGGCCCGCTTCGACCTGTCCGGCTACGACCTGGACTCGGTGCGGCTGTGGTTCAACACCGGCGACTGCTCGCACGAGCCGCACGTGCGCAAGCTGGTCGCGGCCGGCTCACGGGACGTGGTGACCCGCGGCGGCGTGACCCGGATGCCCGGCTCGGTCTTCATCGACGGGCTCGGCTCCAGCGAGATGGGACACTCGATGTTCCACATCACACACACCGTCGATACCGACCGCTACGGCCGCTGCGTCGGCCGCCCGTACCGATTCACCACCGTCGCGGTCCTCGACGCCGACGGCAACGAGCTGCCCGCCGGTCAGGTCGGCTGGCTGGGCATCGACTCGCCGTCGCTGTTCCGCGGCTACTGGAACGACTCGGTCACCACCTACCGCTACCGGCTGCGCGGCTGGTACCTCACCGGTGACCTGGTGTACGCCGACGACGACGGCCGCTACTACCACCTGGACCGGGCGGTCGACTCGGTCGAGGTCGGCGACGGGAAGCGCCTCTTCACCGCGTTGTCCGAGGAGCGGATCCTCGCCGCCTGCCCCGACGTGACCGACTGCACGGTGGTCATCGTCAAGGGGCCCGACGACACGGTGACCACCGACGTGCTGCTGGAACTGGCCGCCGGAGCCGACCCGGCGCAGGACCGCACCGCCCGCATCCGCGCCGCGCTCGGCCCGGACGTGGCCGCCACGCTGCGCCGGGTGGTGCCGGTACGCGCCGACGACATCCCGGTCACCGTGACCGGCAAGGTACGCAAGGTGGCGCTGCGCGAGCGCTACCTGACCGAGTCGCCGTCATGACCGCCCTGATCACCGGCATGGGCCTGTTCACGCCGGCCGGGCGGGGCGTCGCGGAGACGTTCGACGCGCTGCTCACCGGCCGCTCCGGGCTGTCCCGTCCCCCGGAGGGGCACCCGGCGCGGGACAGCCTGGAGGTGGCCGGGGTGCTGCCGGAGATCGACCCGCGCAGCGTCGCCTCCGGACCGGAGACCAAGGTGCTCGACCGGGTCGTGCTGCTCGCCCTGCTCACCGCCGCCGAGGCGCTCGCCGACGCCGGCCTCCAGGTGGGGCGCGACGTCGACCCGGAGCGGACCGCGGTGATCGTCGGCGGGGTCGGCGGGATGTCCACGCTGGAACGGCAGATCGTGGCCCGCGCCGACCGGGGCCGGGCGGCGGTCAGCCCGTACCTGCTCACCGGCATCCTGCCGAACATGCCGTCGGCGCGCATCGCCATCGCGCACGGCATCCGCGGCTACAGCTCGTCGGTCGGCACGGCCTGCGCCTCCGGCGCCCAGGCGGTCGCCGACGGGGTACGCCTCATCCGCGCCGGCGAGGCCGACGTGGTGGTCTGCGGGGCCAGCGAGGCGCCGCTGTTCGGCACGTTCGCCGACACGTTCACCAACGCCCGGGCGCTGGCCCGGGGCTGGGACGAACCCACCGAGGCGAGCCGCCCGTTCGACAAGCGGCGCAACGGGTTCGTGCTCTCCGAGGGCGCCGCGCTGCTGGTGCTGGAACGGGACGGGCACGCCGCCGCCCGGGGCGTGACCGGCTACGCCGCGGTCGCCGGCTACGGGACGAACACCGACGCGTACCACCCGACCGCGCCCCGGCCGGACGGCGCCGGGGCCGCCGCGTGCATGCGCCGGGCCCTCGCGGCCGGCGGGATCGAACCGGCCGACGTCGGCTACGTCAACGCGCACGGCACCGGCACCCGGCTCGGCGACGTCGCCGAGACCACCGCGCTGGCCGAGGTGTTCGGCGTCGGCGGGGTGCCGGCCAGCTCTACCAAGGCGCTCACCGGGCACCTGCTCGGCGCGTCCGGGGTGCTGGAGGCCGCGGCCACCGCGCTGGCGCTGCGCCGCGGTCTGCTCCCACCCACGTACCACCTGGACGACCCGGACCCGGAGTGCGAGGCGGACCACGTCCGCGCCGTGCCCCGGCCCACCCGGACCGACCACGCGCTGACGAACTCGTTCGGGTTCGGCGGCCAGAACGTCAGCCTGCTGCTGCGCCGGGTCGCCACCCCGGTCGCGGGCTGACCGGACTCCATCCCGGGCGAGGCGCCCGGGCCGCGATCACGGGGGGAAGAGGGGAAGCCCATGCACGTCAACGGCATAGACCATCTGGAGTTGTACGTGGGGGACGCCCGGCAGGCGGCCTTCTACTTCGACACCGCGGTCGGCTTCCGGCTGCACGGCCAGGGCGGACCGGAGACCGGGCTGGCCGGGCAGCGTTCGCTGCTGCTGGCCCAGGCCGGCATCCGGCTGCTGCTGACCACCGGGCTGTCCGCGGAGCACCCGGCGGCGACCTACGTGCACCGGCACGGCGACGGCATCGCCGTGGTCGCGCTCGCGGTCGACGACGCCGCCGGGGCGTACGCGGAGCTGGTCGAACGGGGCGCGACCGGGGTGACGCCGCCGCGCACCCACACCGGCGCGGACGCCGAGGTGGTGGTCGCCGAGGTCGGCGGCTTCGGCGACGTGCTGCACCGCCTCGTCGAGCGGCGCGGCGACCCGACCGTGTTCCTGCCCGGCGCGATCGAGCCGGTGCCGGTCGCGGACGGCGACGCGCTGCTGGCCGAGGTGGACCACCTGGCGGTCTGCGTGCCGCCGGGGCAGCTCGACGCCACGGTCGCGCACTACGAGAAGGTGTTCGGCTTCGCCGAGATCTTCGCCGAGCACATCGAGGTCGCCGGGCAGGCGATGAACTCCAAGGTGGTGCAGGACTCGTCCGGCCAGGTGACCCTGGTGCTGCTGGAACCGGACACGAGCGCCCGGCCCGGGCAGATCGAGGACTTCCTGCGCTGGCACGCCGGGGCCGGGGTGCAGCACCTCGGGCTGCGCACCGACGACATCGTCACCACGGTCGGCGCGCTCGCCGGCCGGGGCGTGCGGTTCGCCCGCACGCCCGACGCCTACTACGACGACCTGGAGCAGCGGGTCGGTCGGCTGGACGCGCCTGTGGACCGGCTGCGCGAGCTGAGCATCCTGGTCGACTCCGACCACGACGGGCAGCTCCTGCAGATCTTCACCGAGTCGATGCACGTGCGTCGCACGCTCTTCCTTGAGGTGATCGAGCGGCGCGGGGCGCGCACCTTCGGCAGCGGCAACATCAAGGCCCTCTACGAGGCCAAGGAACGCGAGCTGGCCGCGGCGGGGGCGACCCCCGCCGTCGCGGCCGGAGGGTTGGAGGGGTAGGGCCCATGACCACCATCGATCCCGGGCTGACCGCCGAGGAGGAGGCGCTGCTGCCCTCCGACGACGACGTCCGGCACTACGCCGAACACGGCTGGTACCTGTCGAAGAAGCTGTTCACCGACGACGAGGTGGACGACCTCGTCGCGGCGACCGACCGCTACTACGCCGGGGAACGCGACCGGCGGCTGCCGGCGCGCCCGCCGAAGCTCGCCTACTGGGAGCCGTCCAAGGGCGACGTGCAGCGGCACAACGACTACGTCCACCACGAGCACGACGGCATCGCCCGGATCCTGCGCAAGCCGCTGATCGGCGCGGTCGCCGCCCGGCTGGCCCGGGCCACCGAGATCCGGATCTTCCAGTCCACACTGATCTGGAAGCCGCCGATCGCCGGCGAGCCGTC
The genomic region above belongs to Micromonospora sp. WMMD1128 and contains:
- a CDS encoding class I adenylate-forming enzyme family protein is translated as MRTRGLRGALAADTDLGAGNVLARVLAHGADPDGPGLTFDTAVDGHPAETPLTLGELDRMVTARAAWLHERGVTPRDPVAVWAGTAADMVLSFLALTRLGAIPALMNGRLRPEIAAEYIRRLRAVGVLADAAHAEALAGHDLGAPMIGEPAQAGGGDPDAAPAHYRHHPDDPIVITHTSGTTGVPKAVLHSHASLFAATRHLLSMPQAQGTSRILNALPAPHTATVLMVNQALGNRAEMFLLSEQGGERVLDAIQRWRPDGVFGFSVTWAELARFDLSGYDLDSVRLWFNTGDCSHEPHVRKLVAAGSRDVVTRGGVTRMPGSVFIDGLGSSEMGHSMFHITHTVDTDRYGRCVGRPYRFTTVAVLDADGNELPAGQVGWLGIDSPSLFRGYWNDSVTTYRYRLRGWYLTGDLVYADDDGRYYHLDRAVDSVEVGDGKRLFTALSEERILAACPDVTDCTVVIVKGPDDTVTTDVLLELAAGADPAQDRTARIRAALGPDVAATLRRVVPVRADDIPVTVTGKVRKVALRERYLTESPS
- a CDS encoding beta-ketoacyl-[acyl-carrier-protein] synthase family protein codes for the protein MTALITGMGLFTPAGRGVAETFDALLTGRSGLSRPPEGHPARDSLEVAGVLPEIDPRSVASGPETKVLDRVVLLALLTAAEALADAGLQVGRDVDPERTAVIVGGVGGMSTLERQIVARADRGRAAVSPYLLTGILPNMPSARIAIAHGIRGYSSSVGTACASGAQAVADGVRLIRAGEADVVVCGASEAPLFGTFADTFTNARALARGWDEPTEASRPFDKRRNGFVLSEGAALLVLERDGHAAARGVTGYAAVAGYGTNTDAYHPTAPRPDGAGAAACMRRALAAGGIEPADVGYVNAHGTGTRLGDVAETTALAEVFGVGGVPASSTKALTGHLLGASGVLEAAATALALRRGLLPPTYHLDDPDPECEADHVRAVPRPTRTDHALTNSFGFGGQNVSLLLRRVATPVAG
- a CDS encoding beta-ketoacyl synthase N-terminal-like domain-containing protein — its product is MAERETVRITGTHAVSALGRGADALLAGVLTGAPAFAPVRRFDTTGRRVTVAATLPETDTLAGELADAVDHAGRDAGLNRADRAGTALFLATHGGPRSLPVPSGVDEPTVPALAGHLAARCGLGGPTRVYTTACVSASTAVADAAALIRRGDTDRVVVAAGYLVEPDQYALFDAGRALAADGAVRPFSAGRKGLLLGDGVAAVVLESAGVAARRGAEPVATVAGWGRAGDAYHPCQPHPGGDGLARAVEAALRRAGLPPDVVGYVNANATGTPFSDAAEATALTRVFGDLAGRLPVSSTKSVHGHALEASGLLELVVTVLALRHGKLPPTAGWLAPDPDCPVDVIRDAPRPVATGHALTLNSAFGGANTALLVGVP
- the hppD gene encoding 4-hydroxyphenylpyruvate dioxygenase; the protein is MHVNGIDHLELYVGDARQAAFYFDTAVGFRLHGQGGPETGLAGQRSLLLAQAGIRLLLTTGLSAEHPAATYVHRHGDGIAVVALAVDDAAGAYAELVERGATGVTPPRTHTGADAEVVVAEVGGFGDVLHRLVERRGDPTVFLPGAIEPVPVADGDALLAEVDHLAVCVPPGQLDATVAHYEKVFGFAEIFAEHIEVAGQAMNSKVVQDSSGQVTLVLLEPDTSARPGQIEDFLRWHAGAGVQHLGLRTDDIVTTVGALAGRGVRFARTPDAYYDDLEQRVGRLDAPVDRLRELSILVDSDHDGQLLQIFTESMHVRRTLFLEVIERRGARTFGSGNIKALYEAKERELAAAGATPAVAAGGLEG